From the Lathyrus oleraceus cultivar Zhongwan6 chromosome 4, CAAS_Psat_ZW6_1.0, whole genome shotgun sequence genome, one window contains:
- the LOC127074620 gene encoding uncharacterized protein LOC127074620, protein MGAEAEIVDKKWRYTWEAQSHTPILRLFLFPFSKTLNLSLQHHNFTVHLHSPPTFLTLTSSSDSLSLRVPVPNVLLDAELPPTVRSFTDHIEVKLLLLLPVDHPALSALHQTSPLPQPLLIEYDVDKLSSAGEVEFVCRSCRYHLTNKPIRNFVEMPSANWREVADNWFGACCCSFGGISEKLVTRYVNSHTCAQEMCLLSSTSVTFCKDDLVESDFPERCGQLHGCGYVADDFGIDVVSEGIGNFGFNVERTSTCSDACEVNCAFDENARVGHPGNGKVSLNFNEVAKNEPDCSDFARICLDLSDTEHTSSISSCCTHITSTLGDEDGEHHLSSNARKIETVEIVGNQKSFLNGFLEDVFMARSSNLSKNIDWHEFTCPQCTTLLGAYPCCEGCAPVDGGIRLFKCYISTCLPVLGSGDIFSKYTMDKMFANRLVECANDESTFRFVVRDLKTKSPVLQIILLNLNTWSCSGYCFSAEDKDPDPKLQLRPVIKVLFSDSEAATESQSRVIEEWAAKNSAEDIFMLTYQIQDVVNSLMSAKDIYPPSCASLPGLTLSYVQR, encoded by the exons ATGGGGGCTGAAGCTGAAATTGTAGACAAAAAATGGCGTTACACATGGGAAGCACAATCTCACACACCAATCCTCCGCTTATTCCTTTTCCCATTCTCcaaaaccctaaacctctctcTCCAACACCACAATTTCACCGTTCACCTTCATTCTCCACCCACTTTCCTCACCCTCACTTCTTCTTCCGATTCCCTCTCCCTTAGGGTTCCGGTTCCCAATGTCTTACTCGACGCCGAACTTCCTCCCACCGTCCGCTCATTCACTGACCACATCGAAGTCAAACTCCTCCTCTTACTCCCCGTCGATCACCCTGCCCTCTCCGCACTTCATCAAACCTCGCCGTTACCTCAACCTCTCCTAATCGAATATG ATGTAGACAAACTGTCTTCAGCTGGAGAAGTTGAATTTGTTTGTAGAAGTTGCAGATACCATTTGACCAATAAACCTATCAG GAATTTTGTTGAAATGCCGTCAGCGAATTGGAGGGAGGTGGCTGACAATTGGTTTGGGGCTTGTTGTTGTTCCTTTGGAGGTATAAGCGAGAAGCTGGTGACGAGGTATGTGAATTCACACACGTGTGCACAAGAGATGTGCCTGTTGAGCTCTACATCTGTCACTTTTTGCAAGGATGATCTTGTGGAAAGTGACTTTCCTGAGCGCTGTGGACAGCTGCATGGGTGTGGTTATGTAGCCGATGATTTTGGAATCGATGTTGTTAGTGAAGGCATTGGGAATTTTGGGTTTAATGTGGAAAGAACTTCAACCTGCAGTGATGCTTGTGAAGTGAACTGTGCTTTTGATGAGAATGCAAGGGTTGGTCATCCTGGGAATGGAAAGGTTTCTTTGAATTTTAATGAAGTTGCCAAGAATGAACCTGATTGCAGTGATTTTGCCCGTATATGTCTAGATTTGAGTGACACTGAACACACGTCCAGTATTTCTAGTTGTTGTACTCATATAACGAGCACTCTAGGAGATGAAGACGGTGAACATCATTTATCTTCAAATGCTAGGAAGATTGAAACTGTGGAAATTGTGGGAAATCAGAAGTCTTTCCTTAATGGTTTTCTTGAAGATGTTTTCATGGCTAGATCATCAAATCTTTCAAAGAATATTGATTGGCATGAATTTACATGCCCGCAATGCACAACTCTCCTTGGAGCCTACCCGTGTTGTGAGGGATGTGCGCCAGTAGATGGAGGAATACGACTGTTCAAATGTTATATTTCAACCTGTCTGCCAGTTTTAGGATCAGGGGACATTTTCAG CAAGTACACAATGGACAAAATGTTTGCGAATCGGTTGGTGGAGTGTGCAAATGACGAGTCAACATTTCGGTTCGTTGTTAGAGATCTGAAAACCAAATCTCCTGTCCTGCAAATCATTCTTTTAAATCTAAATACTTGGTCCTGTTCTGGTTATTGCTTTAGTGCAGAGGACAAAGACCCAGATCCTAAATTGCAGCTACGGCCGGTCATCAAGGTCCTTTTTTCTGACTCCGAAGCTGCAACAGAATCCCAATCAAG GGTGATAGAGGAATGGGCAGCTAAAAACTCAGCTGAAGACATTTTCATGCTAACTTATCAAATACAAGATGTGGTGAATTCATTGATGTCTGCAAAAGATATATATCCTCCTTCATGTGCCTCCCTTCCTGGTTTAACGCTGTCATATGTGCAACGGTAG